A single Vespula vulgaris chromosome 3, iyVesVulg1.1, whole genome shotgun sequence DNA region contains:
- the LOC127062849 gene encoding platelet binding protein GspB-like isoform X8, translating into MKILVSSLLFLVVSTTALSIQPNRVDLRRNSPINTISKIEASLGIRAQGKGAVNSGQSTAAHGGSSAVVNIGINAGGKGGVNSGKNTGAYAGSNVNAKIGLGAVVGAGVNSGKNTGAYGGSNANAKIGVATAVGAGVNSGKNTGSHGGSNANAKIGVATAVGAGVNSGKNTGSHGGSNANAKIGVATAVGAGVNSGKNTGSHGGSNANAKIGVATAVGAGVNSGKNTGGHGGSNVNAKIGIGAAGGVNARGDSKAGLGIYAGVHGGSHARADLGIKGGINAAGHGRSGSNTGANVNAGINVRTKEGSSAKASIGINAGVNVGAHGRSNAGAKIGINTRVHAGDNRGSKAGANLGISAGLHTRWNLPSQEHNQHKNHHESHLSYIPSFHNLPKLPHIPLPHIPLPHIPLPHIPFPPFHFWSTSTTSTTTEKPCESESTSSSTSKHPIETSSSSASPSSSSPKQPSVAPSSSASPSSFNSEQPSEAPSSSVSPSSESTPCEEPSKAPSSSASPSSSSSEQPSEAPSSSASPSSSSSEQPSAAPSSSASPSSSSSEQPSEAPSSSASPSSSSSEQPSAAPSSSASPSPSSSERPSEEPSSSASPSSSSSEKPSEAPSSPASPSSSSSEQPSEASSSSASPNSESTPCEEPSEAPSSSASPSSTSSEQPSEASSSSASPSSSSSEQPSEAPSSSASPSSSSSEQPSEAPSSSASPSSSSSEQPSEATSSSASPSPSSSEQPSEAPSSSASPSPSSSEQPSEAPSSSASPSSSSSEQPSEAPSSSAAPNSESTPCEEPSEASSSSASHSSTSSEQPSEAPSSSASPSSSSSEQPSEAPSSSASPSPSSSEQPSEAPSSSASPSPSSSEQPSEAPSSSASPSSSSSEQPSEAPSSSAAPNSESTPCEEPSEAPSSSASPSSTSSEQPSEAPSSSASPSSSSSEQPSEAPSSSASPSSSSSEQPSEAPSSSASPSPSSSEQPSEAPSSSASPSSSSSEQPSEAPSSSAAPNSESTPCEEPSEAPSSSASPSSTSSEQPSEAPSSSASPSSSSSEQPSEAPSSSASPSSSSSEQPSEAPSSSASPSSSSSEQPSEAPSSSASPSSSSSEQPSEAPSSSASPSSSSSEQPSEAPSSSASPSPSSSEQPSEAPSSSASPSSSSSEQPSEAPSSSAAPNSESTPCEEPSEAPSSSASPSSTSSEQLSEAPSSSASPSSSSSEQPSEAPSSSASPSSSSSEQPSEAPSSSASPSSSSSEQPSEAPSSSASPSSSSSEQPSEAPSSSASPSSSSSEQPSEAPSSSASPSPSSSEQPSEAPSSSASPSTSSFEQPSEAPSSSASPSSSSPEQPSEAPSSSASPISESTPCEESSKAPSSSASPSTSSSEQPSEAPSSSTSPSPSSSEQPSEEPSSSTSPSSSSSEQPSVTPSSSASPSSESTPCEDPSEAPSSSASPSSSSSEQPSEAPSSSASPNSSSSEQPSEAPSSSASPSSSSSEQPSEAPSSSASPSSSSSEQPSVAPSSSASPSSSSSEQPSEAPSSSASPSSESTPCEEPSEAPSSSASPSSSSSEQPSEAPSSSASPSSSSSDQPSEAPSSSASPSSSSSEQPSEAPSSSASPSSESTPCEEPSEAPSSSASPSSSSSEQPSEAPSSSASPSSSSSEQPSEAPSSSASPSSSSSEQPSEAPSSSASPSSSSSEQPSEAPSSSASPSPSSSEQPSEAPSSSASPSSSSSEQPSEAPSSSASPSSSSSDQPSEAPSSSASPSSSSSEQPSEAPSSSTSPSSESTPCEEPSEAPSSSASPSSSSSEQPSEAPSSSASPSSSSSEQPSEAPSSSASPSSSSSDQPSEAPSSSASPSSSSSEQPSEAPSSSASPSSESTPCEEPSEAPSSSASPSSSSSEQPSEAPSSSASPSSSSSEQPSEAPSSSASPSSSSSEQPSEAPSSSVSPSSSSSEQPSEAPSSSASPSPSSSEQPSEAPSSSASPSSSSSEQPSEAPSSSASPSPSSSEQPSEAPSSSASPSSSSSEQPSEAPSSSASPSPSSSEQPSEAPSSSASPSSSSSEQPSEAPSSSASPSSSSSEQPSEAPSSSASPSSSSSEQPSEAPSSSASPSSSSSEQPTEAPSSSASPSSSSSEQPSEAPSSSAAPSSSSSEQPSEAPSSSASPSSSSSEQPSEAPSSSASPSSESTPCEEPSEAPSSSASPSSESTPCEEPSEAPSSSASPSSSSSEQPSEAPSSSASPSSSSSEQPSEAPSSSASPTSSSSEQPSVGPSSSPSPSSDSTPCDESSEGPSSSGSPSSSSSPQPSGAPSSSASPSTDSTPWTPSTGVPYHFTNPAGRHCICY; encoded by the exons ATGAAGATACTCGTGTCCTCTCTACTCTTCCTTGTGGTTTCTACCACGGCCCTCTCG ATACAACCAAATCGAGTGGATCTAAGAAGAAATTCAccaataaatacaataagcaAAATTGAAGCAAGTCTAGGAATAAGAGCACAAGGAAAAGGAGCAGTGAATTCAGGACAGAGTACAGCAGCGCATGGAGGATCAAGTGCAGTCGTTAACATAGGAATAAATgcaggaggaaaaggaggagtgAATTCGGGAAAGAATACAGGAGCGTATGCAGGATCAAATGTAAACGCAAAAATAGGATTAGGTGCAGTAGTAGGAGCAGGAGTGAATTCAGGAAAGAATACAGGAGCGTATGGAGGATCAAATGCAAACGCTAAAATAGGAGTAGCTACAGCAGTAGGAGCAGGAGTGAATTCAGGAAAGAATACAGGATCGCATGGAGGATCAAATGCAAACGCTAAAATAGGAGTAGCTACAGCAGTAGGAGCAGGAGTGAATTCAGGAAAGAATACAGGATCGCATGGAGGATCAAATGCAAACGCTAAAATAGGAGTAGCTACAGCAGTAGGAGCAGGAGTGAATTCAGGAAAGAATACAGGATCGCATGGAGGATCAAATGCAAACGCTAAAATAGGAGTAGCTACAGCAGTAGGAGCAGGAGTGAATTCAGGAAAGAATACAGGAGGGCATGGAGGATCAAATGTAAACGCTAAAATAGGAATAGGTGCAGCAGGAGGAGTAAATGCGAGAGGAGACTCAAAAGCTGGTCTAGGAATATATGCAGGAGTACATGGAGGATCACATGCAAGAGCTGATTTAGGAATAAAGGGAGGAATAAATGCAGCAGGACATGGACGATCAGGTTCAAACACTGGTGCAAATGTAAATGCAGGAATAAATGtgagaacgaaagaaggatCAAGTGCAAAAGCTAGTATAGGAATAAATGCAGGAGTAAATGTGGGAGCGCATGGAAGATCAAATGCAGGAGCTAAAATAGGAATAAACACAAGAGTACATGCGGGAGATAATAGAGGATCAAAAGCAGGAGCAAATCTAGGAATAAGTGCAGGTCTACATACAAGATGGAACCTTCCCTCTCAAGAACATAACCAACACAAAAACCATCATGAATCTCATTTATCTTACATTCCCAGTTTCCATAATCTACCCAAATTACCACATATACCATTACCACATATACCATTGCCACATATACCATTACCTCATATACCATTTCCACCTTTCCACTTTTGGTCCACTAgcactacttctactactactgaAAAACCATGTGAATCTGAGTCTACTAGCTCTTCTACTTCTAAACATCCAATTGAAACATCGAGTAGCTCTGCATCGCCTAGTTCTTCCAGTCCCAAACAACCAAGCGTAGCACCAAGCAGCTCAGCCTCGCCTAGTTCCTTCAACTCTGAACAACCCAGTGAAGCACCTAGTAGTTCGGTCTCACCAAGTTCTGAATCTACCCCTTGTGAAGAACCAAGCAAAGCACCCAGCAGCTCTGCCTCACCAAGTTCTTCAAGTTCTGAACAACCTAGTGAAGCACCTAGCAGCTCTGCCTCGCCTAGTTCTTCCAGTTCTGAACAACCAAGCGCAGCACCCAGCAGCTCTGCCTCACCAAGTTCTTCAAGTTCTGAACAACCTAGTGAAGCACCTAGCAGCTCTGCCTCGCCTAGTTCTTCCAGTTCTGAACAACCAAGCGCAGCACCCAGCAGCTCTGCCTCACCAAGTCCTTCCAGTTCTGAACGACCTAGTGAAGAACCCAGCAGTTCTGCCTCACCTAGTTCTTCCAGTTCTGAAAAACCCAGTGAAGCACCCAGCAGCCCTGCCTCGCCTAGTTCTTCCAGTTCTGAACAACCAAGTGAAGCATCTAGTAGTTCGGCCTCACCAAATTCGGAATCTACTCCTTGTGAAGAACCAAGCGAAGCACCCAGCAGCTCTGCCTCGCCTAGTTCTACCAGTTCTGAACAACCTAGTGAAGCATCCAGCAGCTCTGCCTCGCCTAGTTCTTCCAGTTCTGAACAGCCCAGTGAAGCACCCAGCAGCTCTGCCTCGCCTAGTTCTTCCAGTTCTGAACAACCCAGTGAAGCACCCAGCAGCTCTGCCTCGCCTAGTTCTTCCAGTTCTGAACAACCAAGTGAAGCAACCAGCAGTTCTGCCTCACCAAGTCCTTCAAGTTCAGAACAACCAAGCGAAGCACCAAGCAGCTCTGCCTCGC CAAGTCCTTCCAGTTCAGAACAACCAAGCGAAGCACCAAGCAGCTCTGCCTCGCCTAGTTCTTCCAGTTCTGAACAACCAAGTGAAGCACCTAGTAGTTCGGCCGCACCAAATTCGGAATCTACTCCTTGTGAAGAACCAAGCGAAGCATCTAGCAGCTCTGCCTCGCATAGTTCTACTAGTTCTGAACAACCCAGTGAAGCACCCAGCAGCTCTGCCTCGCCTAGTTCTTCCAGTTCTGAACAACCCAGTGAAGCACCCAGCAGTTCTGCCTCACCCAGTCCTTCCAGTTCAGAGCAACCAAGCGAAGCACCAAGCAGCTCTGCCTCGC CAAGTCCTTCCAGTTCAGAACAACCAAGCGAAGCACCAAGCAGCTCTGCCTCGCCTAGTTCTTCCAGTTCTGAACAACCAAGTGAAGCACCTAGTAGTTCGGCCGCACCAAATTCGGAATCTACTCCTTGTGAAGAACCAAGCGAAGCACCTAGCAGCTCTGCCTCGCCCAGTTCTACTAGTTCTGAACAACCCAGTGAAGCACCCAGCAGCTCTGCCTCGCCTAGTTCTTCCAGTTCTGAACAGCCCAGTGAAGCACCCAGCAGCTCTGCCTCGCCAAGCTCTTCCAGTTCTGAACAACCAAGCGAAGCACCCAGCAGTTCTGCCTCACCAAGTCCTTCCAGTTCAGAACAACCAAGCGAAGCACCAAGCAGCTCTGCCTCGCCTAGTTCTTCCAGTTCTGAACAACCAAGTGAAGCACCTAGTAGTTCGGCCGCACCAAATTCGGAATCTACTCCTTGTGAAGAACCAAGCGAAGCACCTAGCAGCTCTGCCTCGCCCAGTTCTACTAGTTCTGAACAACCCAGTGAAGCACCCAGCAGCTCTGCCTCGCCTAGTTCTTCCAGTTCTGAACAGCCCAGTGAAGCACCCAGCAGCTCTGCCTCGCCAAGTTCTTCCAGTTCTGAACAACCCAGTGAAGCACCCAGCAGCTCTGCCTCGCCAAGTTCTTCCAGTTCTGAACAACCCAGTGAAGCACCCAGCAGCTCGGCCTCGCCTAGTTCTTCCAGTTCTGAACAACCCAGTGAAGCACCCAGCAGCTCTGCCTCACCAAGCTCTTCCAGTTCTGAACAACCAAGCGAAGCACCCAGCAGTTCTGCCTCACCGAGTCCTTCCAGTTCAGAACAACCAAGCGAAGCACCAAGCAGCTCTGCCTCGCCTAGTTCTTCCAGTTCTGAACAACCAAGTGAAGCACCTAGTAGTTCGGCCGCACCAAATTCGGAATCCACTCCTTGTGAAGAACCAAGCGAAGCACCTAGCAGCTCTGCCTCGCCTAGTTCTACTAGTTCTGAACAACTCAGTGAAGCACCCAGCAGCTCTGCCTCGCCCAGTTCTTCCAGTTCTGAACAACCCAGTGAAGCACCCAGCAGCTCTGCCTCACCAAGCTCTTCCAGTTCTGAACAACCAAGCGAAGCACCCAGCAGTTCTGCCTCACCAAGCTCTTCCAGTTCTGAACAACCCAGTGAAGCACCCAGCAGCTCTGCCTCGCCAAGTTCTTCCAGTTCTGAACAACCCAGTGAAGCACCCAGCAGCTCGGCCTCGCCTAGTTCTTCCAGTTCTGAACAACCCAGTGAAGCACCCAGCAGTTCTGCCTCACCAAGTCCTTCCAGTTCAGAACAACCAAGCGAAGCACCAAGCAGCTCTGCCTCACCTAGTACTTCCAGTTTTGAACAACCCAGTGAAGCACCCAGCAGCTCTGCCTCGCCTAGTTCTTCGAGTCCTGAACAACCCAGTGAAGCACCTAGTAGCTCTGCCTCGCCAATTTCTGAATCTACTCCTTGTGAAGAATCAAGCAAAGCACCCAGCAGTTCTGCTTCACCAAGTACTTCCAGTTCTGAACAACCAAGTGAAGCACCCAGCAGCTCTACTTCACCTAGTCCTTCCAGTTCTGAACAACCTAGTGAAGAACCCAGCAGCTCTACCTCGCCTAGTTCTTCCAGTTCTGAACAACCGAGCGTAACACCTAGTAGTTCGGCCTCACCAAGTTCTGAATCTACCCCTTGTGAAGATCCGAGCGAAGCACCCAGCAGCTCGGCTTCACCAAGTTCTTCCAGTTCTGAACAACCCAGTGAAGCACCAAGCAGCTCTGCCTCACCTAATTCTTCCAGTTCTGAACAACCCAGTGAAGCACCAAGCAGCTCTGCCTCACCTAGTTCTTCCAGTTCTGAACAACCCAGTGAAGCACCCAGCAGCTCTGCCTCGCCAAGTTCTTCTAGTTCTGAACAACCGAGCGTAGCACCTAGTAGTTCTGCCTCACCAAGTTCTTCCAGTTCTGAACAACCAAGTGAAGCACCCAGCAGCTCTGCCTCACCAAGTTCTGAATCTACCCCTTGTGAAGAACCAAGCGAAGCTCCCAGTAGCTCGGCCTCACCAAGTTCCTCCAGTTCTGAACAACCAAGTGAAGCACCCAGCAGCTCTGCCTCTC CAAGTTCTTCCAGTTCCGATCAACCAAGCGAAGCTCCCAGTAGCTCTGCCTCACCAAGTTCTTCTAGTTCTGAACAACCTAGTGAAGCACCCAGCAGCTCTGCCTCACCAAGTTCTGAATCTACCCCTTGTGAAGAACCAAGCGAAGCACCCAGCAGCTCTGCCTCGCCTAGTTCTTCCAGTTCTGAACAGCCCAGTGAAGCACCCAGCAGCTCTGCCTCGCCAAGTTCTTCCAGTTCTGAACAACCCAGTGAAGCACCCAGCAGCTCGGCCTCGCCTAGTTCTTCCAGTTCTGAACAACCCAGTGAAGCACCCAGCAGCTCTGCCTCACCAAGCTCTTCCAGTTCTGAACAACCAAGCGAAGCACCCAGCAGTTCTGCCTCACCAAGTCCTTCCAGTTCTGAACAACCAAGCGAAGCACCCAGCAGCTCTGCCTCACCTAGTTCTTCCAGTTCTGAACAACCAAGTGAAGCACCCAGCAGCTCTGCCTCACCAAGTTCTTCCAGTTCCGATCAACCAAGCGAAGCTCCCAGTAGCTCTGCCTCACCAAGTTCTTCCAGTTCTGAACAACCAAGTGAAGCACCCAGCAGCTCTACCTCACCAAGTTCTGAATCTACCCCTTGTGAAGAACCAAGCGAAGCACCCAGCAGCTCTGCCTCGCCTAGTTCTTCCAGTTCTGAGCAGCCCAGTGAAGCACCCAGCAGCTCTGCCTCGCCAAGTTCTTCCAGTTCTGAACAACCCAGTGAAGCACCCAGCAGCTCGGCCTCGCCTAGTTCTTCCAGTTCCGATCAACCAAGCGAAGCTCCCAGTAGCTCTGCCTCACCAAGTTCTTCCAGTTCTGAACAACCAAGTGAAGCACCCAGCAGCTCTGCCTCACCAAGTTCTGAATCTACCCCTTGTGAAGAACCAAGCGAAGCACCCAGCAGCTCTGCCTCGCCTAGTTCTTCCAGTTCTGAACAACCCAGTGAAGCACCCAGCAGCTCTGCCTCGCCTAGTTCTTCCAGTTCTGAACAACCCAGTGAAGCACCCAGCAGCTCTGCCTCACCAAGCTCTTCCAGTTCTGAACAACCAAGCGAAGCACCCAGCAGTTCTGTCTCACCAAGCTCTTCCAGTTCTGAACAACCAAGCGAAGCACCCAGCAGTTCTGCCTCACCAAGTCCTTCCAGTTCTGAACAACCAAGCGAAGCACCCAGCAGCTCTGCCTCAC CAAGCTCTTCCAGTTCTGAACAACCAAGCGAAGCACCCAGCAGTTCTGCCTCACCAAGTCCTTCCAGTTCTGAACAACCAAGCGAAGCACCCAGCAGTTCTGCCTCACCAAGCTCTTCCAGTTCTGAACAACCAAGCGAAGCACCCAGCAGTTCTGCCTCACCAAGTCCTTCCAGTTCTGAACAACCAAGCGAAGCACCCAGCAGTTCTGCCTCGCCTAGTTCTTCCAGTTCTGAACAACCCAGTGAAGCACCCAGCAGCTCTGCCTCACCAAGCTCTTCCAGTTCTGAACAACCAAGCGAAGCACCCAGCAGTTCTGCCTCACCAAGCTCTTCCAGTTCTGAGCAACCAAGCGAAGCACCAAGCAGCTCGGCCTCGCCTAGTTCCTCCAGTTCTGAACAACCAACTGAAGCACCCAGCAGCTCTGCCTCGCCTAGTTCTTCCAGTTCTGAACAACCAAGTGAAGCTCCCAGTAGCTCTGCCGCGCCTAGTTCTTCCAGTTCTGAACAACCAAGTGAAGCTCCCAGTAGCTCTGCCTCACCAAGTTCTTCCAGTTCTGAACAACCAAGTGAAGCACCCAGCAGCTCTGCCTCACCAAGTTCTGAATCTACCCCTTGTGAAGAACCAAGCGAAGCAC CCAGCAGCTCTGCCTCACCAAGTTCTGAATCTACCCCTTGTGAAGAACCAAGCGAAGCACCCAGCAGCTCGGCCTCGCCTAGTTCTTCCAGTTCTGAACAACCAAGCGAAGCACCCAGCAGCTCTGCCTCACCTAGTTCTTCCAGTTCTGAGCAACCAAGCGAAGCTCCCAGCAGCTCTGCCTCACCAACTTCTTCCAGTTCTGAACAACCTAGTGTAGGACCTAGTAGTTCGCCCTCACCAAGTTCTGACTCTACTCCTTGTGATGAATCAAGCGAAGGACCAAGCAGTTCTGGCTCCCCTAGTTCTTCCAGTTCTCCCCAACCGAGCGGAGCACCAAGTAGTTCTGCCTCACCAAGTACTGATTCCACCCCTTGGACCCCATCGACTGGTGTACCTTACCACTTTACGAATCCTGCCGGTCGACATTGCATTTgctattga